In Drosophila subpulchrella strain 33 F10 #4 breed RU33 chromosome 3R, RU_Dsub_v1.1 Primary Assembly, whole genome shotgun sequence, the following are encoded in one genomic region:
- the LOC119563433 gene encoding transcription initiation protein SPT3 homolog isoform X1, with protein sequence MNYNAKRVMRQSSICIGGSNELASSPIMVGPAPPSAPSTPQLQTTEDIKPLHVQQRQVILLQSGTNPQNPSPQQQVNMPGQNAAGGASGSNASNQQIPDDAPVSLLTEIADIMRSFGDSDQPRTASVKLVEQILQQQLRGIFNEASLVAMRRKQNPCPSQADFEFLMRNHPVKIARMRKHLKDMRILKRFLSIRTGRPQDFMDDLEQQEEDEELAIDVHELHDEDRMRRLFRADRISQILTGQQYLEFNEARKTSFYCRHGEKIKNKFRRFLDLPADLRIPTPTMNILAYLAHETIAAIVDYSILTRLNSGNRVTEPYSRVTSAGGSPAMMHVCPEVTQGRGMEVVKPISVPEIHEAMRRFRQMSNRKIGRYRNSCDIDFRRSFLAI encoded by the coding sequence atgaactACAATGCCAAGCGGGTGATGCGCCAAAGCTCGATATGCATTGGGGGCTCCAACGAGCTGGCTTCGTCGCCGATAATGGTTGGACCTGCCCCGCCCTCGGCGCCCAGCACGCCGCAGTTGCAAACCACGGAGGACATCAAGCCACTTCATGTGCAGCAGCGCCAGGTGATCCTGCTGCAGAGTGGCACCAATCCGCAGAATCCGTCGCCACAGCAGCAGGTGAACATGCCAGGACAGAATGCAGCCGGCGGGGCCAGTGGCAGTAACGCTTCTAACCAACAGATTCCGGATGATGCGCCCGTCTCACTTCTCACGGAGATTGCGGACATCATGCGGAGCTTTGGCGATAGCGACCAGCCGAGAACGGCCAGCGTCAAGCTGGTGGAGCAAAtcctgcagcagcagctgcgaGGCATCTTCAATGAGGCCTCCCTGGTGGCCATGCGGCGCAAGCAGAATCCTTGCCCCTCGCAGGCGGACTTCGAGTTCCTGATGCGCAACCATCCGGTGAAGATAGCGCGCATGCGAAAGCATCTCAAGGATATGCGCATACTCAAGCGGTTTCTCAGCATCCGCACGGGAAGGCCGCAAGACTTCATGGACGACTTAGAGCAGCAGGAGGAAGACGAGGAGCTGGCTATCGATGTGCACGAGCTGCACGACGAGGATCGCATGCGCCGGTTGTTCCGCGCCGATCGCATCTCGCAGATCCTGACAGGGCAACAGTACCTGGAATTTAACGAGGCGCGCAAGACTTCCTTCTACTGCCGCCACGGCGAGAAGATCAAGAACAAGTTCCGGCGCTTTCTGGATCTGCCCGCCGACCTGCGCATCCCCACGCCCACAATGAACATCCTGGCCTATTTGGCGCACGAGACCATTGCCGCCATTGTGGACTATTCGATTCTGACGCGTCTGAACTCTGGCAACCGCGTGACCGAGCCCTATAGCCGAGTCACCTCCGCCGGCGGCAGTCCGGCCATGATGCACGTCTGTCCCGAGGTCACCCAGGGTCGCGGCATGGAGGTGGTCAAGCCCATCAGTGTCCCGGAGATCCACGAGGCCATGCGTCGCTTCCGGCAAATGAGCAACCGGAAGATTGGGCGCTATCGCAACTCGTGCGACATTGATTTCCGGCGCAGCTTTCTAGCTATTTAA
- the LOC119563433 gene encoding transcription initiation protein SPT3 homolog isoform X2 — protein MNYNAKRVMRQSSICIGGSNELASSPIMVGPAPPSAPSTPQLQTTEDIKPLHVQQRQVILLQSGTNPQNPSPQQQIPDDAPVSLLTEIADIMRSFGDSDQPRTASVKLVEQILQQQLRGIFNEASLVAMRRKQNPCPSQADFEFLMRNHPVKIARMRKHLKDMRILKRFLSIRTGRPQDFMDDLEQQEEDEELAIDVHELHDEDRMRRLFRADRISQILTGQQYLEFNEARKTSFYCRHGEKIKNKFRRFLDLPADLRIPTPTMNILAYLAHETIAAIVDYSILTRLNSGNRVTEPYSRVTSAGGSPAMMHVCPEVTQGRGMEVVKPISVPEIHEAMRRFRQMSNRKIGRYRNSCDIDFRRSFLAI, from the exons atgaactACAATGCCAAGCGGGTGATGCGCCAAAGCTCGATATGCATTGGGGGCTCCAACGAGCTGGCTTCGTCGCCGATAATGGTTGGACCTGCCCCGCCCTCGGCGCCCAGCACGCCGCAGTTGCAAACCACGGAGGACATCAAGCCACTTCATGTGCAGCAGCGCCAGGTGATCCTGCTGCAGAGTGGCACCAATCCGCAGAATCCGTCGCCACAGCAGCAG ATTCCGGATGATGCGCCCGTCTCACTTCTCACGGAGATTGCGGACATCATGCGGAGCTTTGGCGATAGCGACCAGCCGAGAACGGCCAGCGTCAAGCTGGTGGAGCAAAtcctgcagcagcagctgcgaGGCATCTTCAATGAGGCCTCCCTGGTGGCCATGCGGCGCAAGCAGAATCCTTGCCCCTCGCAGGCGGACTTCGAGTTCCTGATGCGCAACCATCCGGTGAAGATAGCGCGCATGCGAAAGCATCTCAAGGATATGCGCATACTCAAGCGGTTTCTCAGCATCCGCACGGGAAGGCCGCAAGACTTCATGGACGACTTAGAGCAGCAGGAGGAAGACGAGGAGCTGGCTATCGATGTGCACGAGCTGCACGACGAGGATCGCATGCGCCGGTTGTTCCGCGCCGATCGCATCTCGCAGATCCTGACAGGGCAACAGTACCTGGAATTTAACGAGGCGCGCAAGACTTCCTTCTACTGCCGCCACGGCGAGAAGATCAAGAACAAGTTCCGGCGCTTTCTGGATCTGCCCGCCGACCTGCGCATCCCCACGCCCACAATGAACATCCTGGCCTATTTGGCGCACGAGACCATTGCCGCCATTGTGGACTATTCGATTCTGACGCGTCTGAACTCTGGCAACCGCGTGACCGAGCCCTATAGCCGAGTCACCTCCGCCGGCGGCAGTCCGGCCATGATGCACGTCTGTCCCGAGGTCACCCAGGGTCGCGGCATGGAGGTGGTCAAGCCCATCAGTGTCCCGGAGATCCACGAGGCCATGCGTCGCTTCCGGCAAATGAGCAACCGGAAGATTGGGCGCTATCGCAACTCGTGCGACATTGATTTCCGGCGCAGCTTTCTAGCTATTTAA